One Tepidimicrobium xylanilyticum DNA segment encodes these proteins:
- a CDS encoding TMEM165/GDT1 family protein, which translates to MVEELLKAFALIFASEMGDKTQIIAMTFATKYRVRDVLIGVSIGVFLNHGLAILLGSYLSKVVPMNLIQSIAGLMFVLFGLLALNDEKLEEEDRKTAFSPITTVALAFFIGELGDKTQLTALTLAAGAEHSFVILLGTILGMIATSGLGILVGSKIGEKMPDISVKIISSMVFIFFGTLKLYNWLPIKLLTSNNLRLYFISIIVIHLILTRRLIHKKKHEELSPIKKVANHLYIKSNIMGEKIEEICLGEGICGNCIGDECVIGYTKRILKEARNEEKYFIEEDTDISKLTFKNFDKNKVVEALSLIMADYVENDIIDEDSFIINRIKNFFEFILFGQNIRFDGDLSKYLRYSKRINYDIGKRLEIKIKDNLKLST; encoded by the coding sequence ATGGTTGAGGAGTTATTAAAAGCTTTTGCATTGATCTTTGCTTCTGAAATGGGAGATAAGACACAGATAATAGCTATGACTTTTGCAACAAAGTACAGAGTTAGAGATGTGCTAATTGGAGTCAGCATAGGAGTTTTTTTAAACCATGGACTAGCTATATTATTAGGCAGTTATTTATCCAAAGTAGTTCCTATGAATTTAATCCAATCAATTGCAGGACTCATGTTTGTCTTATTTGGCCTATTAGCACTTAATGATGAAAAACTGGAAGAAGAAGATAGAAAGACTGCATTTAGTCCTATTACTACTGTAGCCCTTGCATTTTTTATAGGTGAATTAGGAGACAAAACTCAACTTACTGCTTTGACATTAGCTGCGGGAGCTGAACATTCTTTTGTTATTTTATTAGGGACCATATTAGGAATGATTGCTACTAGCGGATTAGGAATTTTAGTGGGGAGTAAAATTGGAGAAAAGATGCCCGATATTTCAGTGAAAATTATTTCTTCAATGGTATTTATTTTCTTTGGGACACTAAAGCTTTATAATTGGTTACCGATAAAACTATTGACTTCAAATAACCTAAGACTTTATTTTATTTCGATAATTGTTATTCATCTTATATTAACAAGAAGGCTAATACACAAGAAAAAACATGAGGAACTCTCACCTATAAAAAAAGTGGCAAATCACTTATACATTAAAAGCAATATTATGGGTGAAAAAATAGAGGAAATCTGTCTTGGGGAGGGGATATGTGGAAATTGTATTGGTGATGAATGTGTAATCGGATATACTAAGAGGATTTTAAAAGAAGCAAGAAACGAGGAAAAATATTTTATTGAGGAAGATACGGACATATCAAAATTGACATTCAAAAATTTCGACAAAAATAAAGTCGTAGAAGCTTTAAGTTTAATAATGGCAGATTATGTAGAAAATGATATAATTGATGAAGATAGTTTTATTATAAATAGGATAAAGAATTTCTTTGAGTTTATCTTATTTGGGCAGAATATAAGATTTGATGGAGATTTATCCAAATATTTAAGATATAGTAAAAGAATTAATTACGATATTGGGAAAAGACTAGAGATTAAAATTAAAGATAATCTCAAACTTTCTACCTAA
- a CDS encoding chemotaxis protein CheW: MAEKQYVVFSLNKEEFGIDIMNVKEIIPYEESINVPNTPAFIEGIINYRGKVIPIIDLKKRFNLADSEITKDTRIIVISFDNRDVGFVVDEASQTIRLDDEQIDPTPDIISEVDRRFITGVGKVDEKRLLILLDLHNVLTDKEKEDIARMEIE; encoded by the coding sequence ATGGCAGAAAAACAATATGTGGTCTTCAGTTTAAATAAGGAGGAGTTCGGGATAGATATTATGAATGTTAAAGAAATAATCCCTTATGAAGAGTCGATTAACGTTCCAAACACCCCAGCTTTTATAGAAGGAATAATAAATTATAGGGGGAAAGTCATACCTATAATCGATTTAAAAAAACGGTTTAATTTGGCTGATTCAGAAATAACTAAGGACACAAGAATAATAGTCATAAGTTTTGATAATAGGGATGTTGGATTTGTAGTAGATGAAGCATCTCAAACCATACGATTAGATGACGAACAGATAGATCCAACTCCCGATATTATTTCAGAAGTAGATAGAAGATTTATTACAGGAGTAGGCAAAGTAGATGAAAAAAGGTTGTTGATCCTCTTAGATTTGCACAATGTATTAACGGATAAGGAAAAGGAAGACATAGCAAGAATGGAAATAGAATAA
- a CDS encoding sensor histidine kinase: protein MNSLSLKVERINDILKETINSIEINKNEITEIVEHAREEVNKIKAELSNIKKQVEKVIEEVDLLEIEEKKSKAYLANISKNFRIYTEDDIKIAYDRANEARIKLYLKREEEKNLIERRKEQELRLKSAIKVYKKAERVRKSVSVVTEYLRGNLDDIILTVDHLNKKQALGIKIIEAQEIERERLARDIHDGPAQSMANILIKAEICERLMEIDKEKSREELQNLKAIVRTTLSDLRKTIYDLRPMSLDDLGLVPTIERYIHNFTKHTGVPIEFNVIGNVINLNPAIETSLFRIVQESLNNIFKHAKATEASVNLEYSPNRLNLLIIDNGIGFDVDEVETYNNDSMGGFGLISIRERVELLGGKMEIKSNIGEGTKIIIYIILPEEEN from the coding sequence GTGAACAGCCTTTCATTAAAAGTTGAACGCATAAATGATATACTGAAAGAGACCATCAATTCAATTGAAATTAATAAAAATGAAATCACAGAAATTGTTGAACATGCAAGAGAAGAGGTAAATAAGATAAAAGCAGAACTATCTAATATAAAAAAACAGGTAGAGAAGGTAATCGAAGAAGTAGACTTATTAGAGATTGAAGAGAAAAAGAGTAAGGCTTATTTAGCTAATATAAGTAAAAATTTTAGAATTTATACAGAAGATGACATAAAAATTGCTTATGATAGGGCTAATGAGGCTAGAATAAAATTATATTTGAAAAGAGAAGAAGAAAAGAATTTAATCGAAAGGAGAAAAGAGCAGGAGTTAAGATTAAAGTCTGCCATAAAAGTATATAAAAAAGCTGAAAGGGTTCGAAAGTCAGTTAGTGTAGTTACAGAATACTTAAGGGGAAATTTAGATGATATCATTCTCACCGTAGATCATTTAAATAAAAAACAGGCTTTAGGAATAAAGATAATCGAAGCCCAAGAAATAGAAAGGGAGAGACTAGCTCGAGATATACATGATGGACCAGCCCAATCAATGGCCAATATACTTATAAAAGCGGAAATATGTGAAAGATTGATGGAGATTGACAAAGAAAAGTCAAGAGAAGAGCTGCAGAATTTAAAAGCCATTGTCAGAACCACATTAAGTGATTTGAGAAAAACTATATATGATTTAAGACCGATGTCTTTGGATGATTTAGGTTTGGTACCGACTATTGAAAGGTATATTCATAACTTTACTAAGCATACTGGAGTGCCAATAGAGTTTAATGTTATAGGCAATGTTATTAATTTGAATCCTGCTATTGAAACTTCTTTATTTAGAATTGTTCAAGAGTCTTTAAACAATATATTTAAACATGCAAAAGCAACTGAAGCGAGTGTAAACTTGGAATATTCACCAAATAGGTTGAATTTATTAATTATTGATAATGGAATCGGGTTTGATGTAGACGAGGTAGAGACATATAATAACGATAGCATGGGGGGTTTTGGTTTAATTAGCATTAGGGAAAGAGTAGAACTTTTAGGAGGCAAAATGGAAATAAAATCTAATATAGGGGAAGGAACAAAAATTATTATATATATTATATTACCAGAGGAGGAAAATTGA
- a CDS encoding response regulator produces the protein MADEKISLMIADDHVLMRQGLKQLLELEKDIDVIAQTGNGEETVRKAMEFNPDVILLDINMPNMNGIDVLRRLKDLGTTSKIIMLTIHEDKEYLFETMKIGANGYVLKDSDADSLIKAIREVHCGKTYIQPSIASMLVEGLDEKDTSKEYGKIKKLTKREYEVLILIAEGLSNKDIADKLYISEKTVKNHVSSLFKKLDVNDRIQAAIFAFKNDIKKI, from the coding sequence ATGGCTGATGAAAAGATTTCATTAATGATTGCGGATGACCATGTATTAATGCGCCAAGGGCTGAAACAACTTTTGGAATTGGAAAAGGATATAGATGTAATTGCTCAAACAGGTAATGGAGAAGAAACAGTTAGAAAAGCAATGGAATTCAACCCAGATGTCATACTATTAGATATAAATATGCCTAATATGAACGGAATTGATGTTTTAAGAAGGTTAAAGGACTTAGGGACTACATCTAAAATCATAATGCTTACAATACATGAAGATAAAGAATACTTATTTGAAACGATGAAAATAGGGGCTAATGGCTATGTTTTAAAAGATTCAGATGCAGACAGTTTAATTAAAGCAATAAGGGAAGTTCATTGCGGGAAAACCTATATCCAACCAAGTATAGCTTCCATGCTAGTGGAAGGGTTAGATGAAAAGGATACTAGCAAAGAATATGGTAAAATTAAAAAGCTAACAAAAAGAGAATATGAGGTCCTAATATTAATTGCAGAAGGACTAAGTAATAAGGATATAGCGGACAAGTTGTATATAAGTGAAAAAACTGTAAAGAATCACGTATCCAGTTTGTTTAAAAAATTAGATGTTAACGATAGGATACAGGCTGCTATTTTTGCATTTAAAAATGACATAAAAAAAATCTGA